AACTAAAAATAGTAAATATGTATAGTAAAGCTATAATTATATGTACTAAATAATAACTATAACCCTATAATTATCATTTATTGATGATTATAGGAGAATAGTGATATATAAATATCAGGTCAACTATTGAAATATTCTTATATAGCAAAATGATCATAAATGAATTGTTACATTCTGTGCAAAATAACTAAAAATACTATAGATAATATGAGCTAAATTAAATAACATGTAATAATAGCGACTATAATAATATACAATAAATAGTAGCTAGGATTGTTATTGTTAATTACTGAAGGTGAGAAATATGAAAATTTGGCAAGATATTCTTTTGTTAACCATATTATGCTGTTTTTTTTATTCTCCTACGGCTATGGCAAAATTAAGAATTTGTAATGACAGTAGCATGACAATTGGTGTTGCTTTAGGCTATAAAAAAGACCAAACCTGGACATCTCAAGGATGGTGGAGCTTAGATCCTAATGAATGTAAAACAATAATAGAAGAACCTCTAGATAATCGATTTTATTACTTATATGCAGAAAATAAAAATAAGACCAGCCAATGGAATGGTCCTATTCCAATGTGTATAAGTGATGAAAAATTTATTATTGAGAATGTTGATAATTGCTTTGTAAGAGGGTTCCAAAGAGCCGGTTTTCAAGAGTATGATACTCAACAACAAACCAGTTGGACCATTAGGCTTAATGACATCCAGAATAAAGAAACATTATAAATTATTTTAAATTTAGTTTCTCTGATAGAGATCTTATTCTTTCCGTCATTTCTTGCAATTTTATTTGGATCAAATCATACTTCTTATTTTTTAAATTCTCAAAAGCCTCAGTTATTTCTTGCAATTGTTTTTTGGTTTCTGATAATTCATCAATAAAAGTTATCCCCGCTATTATAGTCAATCTTAAATCGCCTATCTCCCCCATATCACTTCTTAATTGCGCAATTTTTTTATCAAATTCCTCTGCCAAGATACATAAATATTTTTCTTGCCCTTCGCCACAAGCCATACGGTAAATTTTACCGTCAATTGTCACTGTTACCGTAGCCATTTTTATTCCTTAATTATTTTATGGTTTATCTTGTAAAATCATTTTTAAACTATCTATTATTTTTGTCAATTTTACCGATATTTCATTATTGGCTGTTAATAATCTTTCTATTTTATCCGCACTTTCATCTAATTCATTTGCTAAATTATTACGATCTATATTCAATCGCTGTAATTGTTCAGATATATCTGCAGATAATTCTATCTTATCTAAACTTATCTGAAGCTTATGTTCTAAGTGTTTTATAGATATATCTAATTCTTCTACTGCTTTATCAATATTTAAACTTTCCATAGACATGTTGTACCTTATTATGTTAGTTAAATTAAAATATATCCCTATAATTAAGTAAAATTGTAGCTAAAAGAATTAAAATATGCAATAAGCTAGATATTTAAATATAATAAGATATTGACTATTAATGTATAATAGTTAATAGCTCCTAATTGTAACTTACATTAAATGTTTTTAATTATTAAATACAGAAATATTACGTTATCATGGTAAATAAAACTTTAGAAAACAATATGGCAAATGCTATCCGTTTTTTATCAATAGATGCCATAGAAAAAGCTAATTCAGGTCATCCTGGATTGCCTATGGGCACAGCGGATATAGCTACTGTTCTTTACAATAATTTTTTTCGTCATATACCTGAAGACCCTAATTGGCTTAATAGAGATAGATTTATCTTATCAGCCGGACATGGATCCATGTTATTATATAGCTTATTATATTTAACTGGCTATGAAGACATCACAATTGAAGAAATAAAAAAATTTCGTCAATTAGGAGCAAAAACAGCTGGTCACCCAGAATATGGATATGCAGCTGGTATTGAAACAACAACAGGCCCGCTAGGACAAGGAATAGGTAATGCTGTAGGTATGGCCCTAGCAGAAAGATTAATGAATGCCCGTTATGGAGACCAATTAATCAACCATAATACCTACGTATTAGTAGGCGATGGCTGCCTTATGGAAGGTATCAGTCAAGAAGCTATTTCATTTGCAGGTCATTTAAAATTAAATAAATTAATTGTTTTTTGGGATGATAATAATATTTCCATTGATGGCCCTATCTCTTTATCCGATTCCACCGATCAGTTAGCAAGATTTAAAGCTTGTGGCTGGAATGTAATAGCGATTGATGGTCATAATCATACAGAAATTTATAACGCTATTGCTACAGCAAAAACTTCCGATAAACCTACTTTAATTGCTTGTAAAACTACTATAGGTTTTGGTTCTCCTAGCAAAAGCGGTACTAATAAAATTCATGGCTCCCCCTTAGGAGCAAAGGAAATTGAGCAAACAAGAAAAGCTCTAAATTGGCCACATGAAGCTTTTAAAATACCTGATGATATTTTACAAGCCTGGAGAAATACCAGTAAAAAATTCCAAGAAGAAAAATTAATCTGGGAAGAAAATTTCGCTAAATTATCGACAGAACAAAAAAATGAACTGCAACGCCGTCTACAAAGAGACCTCCCTAAAGATTTCAATGAGCAGATATTAGCTTACAAAAAAGAACTTGTAAAAATTGCACCTAATATAGCAACACGTAAAGCCTCTGAACAAGCTTTATCCATAATAAATAAATTATTACCCGAAACCCTTGGCGGCTCAGCAGATCTTACTGGATCTAATAATACATTGACTGATTGTCAAAATATTATCAATGCTGATGATTTTTCTGGTAGATATATCCACTATGGTATAAGAGAACATGCCATGGGCGCAATAATGAATGGCTTAGCTTTATATGGAGGCTTTATCCCTTATGGCGGCACATTCTTATGTTTTTCAGATTATGTACGTCCTGCTATGCGTCTATCATCACTAATGTCAATTAGGGTAATTTATGTAATGACACATGATTCCATAGGCTTAGGAGAAGATGGTCCAACCCATCAACCGATTGAACACCTTGCCTCGCTTAGAGCTATACCGAATCATCTATTATTCAGACCCGCAGATGCTATAGAAACATTAGAATGTTGGCAAGCCGCTTTAACCAATAAAAACACTCCTTCTACCTTAGCTTTAAGCCGACAAAATTTACCA
The Bartonella sp. DGB1 genome window above contains:
- a CDS encoding DUF4164 family protein produces the protein MESLNIDKAVEELDISIKHLEHKLQISLDKIELSADISEQLQRLNIDRNNLANELDESADKIERLLTANNEISVKLTKIIDSLKMILQDKP
- a CDS encoding DUF1036 domain-containing protein, with product MKIWQDILLLTILCCFFYSPTAMAKLRICNDSSMTIGVALGYKKDQTWTSQGWWSLDPNECKTIIEEPLDNRFYYLYAENKNKTSQWNGPIPMCISDEKFIIENVDNCFVRGFQRAGFQEYDTQQQTSWTIRLNDIQNKETL
- a CDS encoding cell division protein ZapA, whose product is MATVTVTIDGKIYRMACGEGQEKYLCILAEEFDKKIAQLRSDMGEIGDLRLTIIAGITFIDELSETKKQLQEITEAFENLKNKKYDLIQIKLQEMTERIRSLSEKLNLK
- the tkt gene encoding transketolase, which produces MVNKTLENNMANAIRFLSIDAIEKANSGHPGLPMGTADIATVLYNNFFRHIPEDPNWLNRDRFILSAGHGSMLLYSLLYLTGYEDITIEEIKKFRQLGAKTAGHPEYGYAAGIETTTGPLGQGIGNAVGMALAERLMNARYGDQLINHNTYVLVGDGCLMEGISQEAISFAGHLKLNKLIVFWDDNNISIDGPISLSDSTDQLARFKACGWNVIAIDGHNHTEIYNAIATAKTSDKPTLIACKTTIGFGSPSKSGTNKIHGSPLGAKEIEQTRKALNWPHEAFKIPDDILQAWRNTSKKFQEEKLIWEENFAKLSTEQKNELQRRLQRDLPKDFNEQILAYKKELVKIAPNIATRKASEQALSIINKLLPETLGGSADLTGSNNTLTDCQNIINADDFSGRYIHYGIREHAMGAIMNGLALYGGFIPYGGTFLCFSDYVRPAMRLSSLMSIRVIYVMTHDSIGLGEDGPTHQPIEHLASLRAIPNHLLFRPADAIETLECWQAALTNKNTPSTLALSRQNLPTVRKTHQEINLCSLGAYELSPSEFAEKTQVTIFATGSEVQIALEAQNILEQQMISTRVVSTPCFELFQQQSVAYKKQIIGDSPIKVAIEAAIRQGWDTFINNEDIFIGMNHFGESAPIEDLYKHFGITAEKVVLAVKNKLTVNNGDI